The Pseudomonas sp. FP2309 genome has a window encoding:
- a CDS encoding LysE family transporter: MALDTWLAFFLASWIISLSPGAGAIASMSSGLQYGFVRGYWNAIGLQLGLAMQIAVVACGLGAILAASSTAFYAIKWFGVAYLVYLAIKQWRALPMDMTDDATPRPVGKPMAMMFRGFLVNASNPKALVFMLAVLPQFVNPQAPLLIQYLILGATMIAVDMIVMAGYTGLASKVLRLLRTPKQQKRVNRTFAGLFVGAAGFLASLHRATA; encoded by the coding sequence ATGGCACTCGATACGTGGCTGGCCTTCTTCCTGGCCAGTTGGATCATCTCTCTGTCCCCTGGTGCCGGTGCCATCGCTTCGATGTCCAGCGGCCTGCAATACGGTTTCGTGCGCGGCTACTGGAACGCCATCGGCCTGCAACTGGGCCTGGCGATGCAGATTGCTGTGGTGGCCTGCGGACTGGGTGCCATTCTGGCGGCATCGTCTACCGCGTTTTATGCGATCAAATGGTTTGGCGTGGCGTACCTGGTGTACCTGGCCATCAAGCAATGGCGTGCATTGCCCATGGACATGACCGACGACGCGACCCCTCGTCCGGTCGGCAAGCCAATGGCGATGATGTTCCGTGGTTTTCTGGTCAACGCCAGTAACCCCAAGGCCCTGGTGTTCATGCTGGCGGTGCTGCCGCAGTTTGTGAACCCGCAGGCGCCGCTGCTGATCCAGTACCTGATCCTGGGTGCGACCATGATCGCTGTCGATATGATCGTGATGGCGGGGTACACCGGGCTGGCGTCGAAGGTGTTGCGTCTGTTGCGCACGCCGAAGCAGCAAAAACGCGTGAATCGCACGTTTGCCGGGTTGTTTGTTGGCGCTGCGGGCTTCCTCGCCAGCTTGCATCGCGCAACGGCGTAA
- a CDS encoding mechanosensitive ion channel family protein, producing the protein MEALQLPLPAQWIEPVWIGVQILLILLAGYLAQRFVAKGLTRLGERYPFPPQLLMPLRGGLRWLIMGSALIFVLGRLGVSATVLWTALSGFVAVAAVAFFAMWSVLSNLLCAILIFTVGPFRLGDIVELVDTVDKPGVKGRVVAINLLYTTLIEVEEAGTDSAIVQVPNSLFFQRSVRRWPGTHVFPGDR; encoded by the coding sequence ATGGAAGCGTTGCAGCTGCCGCTACCGGCGCAATGGATCGAACCTGTTTGGATCGGTGTGCAAATCCTGCTGATCCTGCTGGCCGGTTACCTCGCCCAGCGCTTCGTCGCCAAGGGCCTGACTCGCCTGGGTGAACGCTATCCGTTCCCGCCGCAGTTATTGATGCCACTGCGTGGCGGTCTGCGCTGGCTGATCATGGGCAGTGCGCTGATTTTTGTGCTGGGCCGCCTGGGTGTGTCCGCGACGGTGCTGTGGACGGCGCTGTCGGGGTTTGTCGCGGTAGCGGCCGTGGCGTTCTTTGCCATGTGGTCGGTGTTATCCAACCTGCTCTGCGCGATTTTAATCTTCACCGTCGGGCCGTTTCGCCTGGGCGATATCGTCGAGCTGGTGGACACCGTCGACAAGCCCGGCGTAAAAGGCCGGGTCGTGGCGATCAACCTGCTTTACACCACACTGATCGAAGTGGAAGAGGCGGGCACCGACAGCGCCATCGTACAGGTGCCCAACAGCCTGTTCTTCCAGCGCTCGGTACGGCGTTGGCCCGGCACCCATGTGTTTCCGGGTGATCGCTAG
- a CDS encoding ATP-binding cassette domain-containing protein: MIRLQSLTLQRGPQRLLEDAELTLHAGHKAGLIGANGAGKSTLFALLLGELTPDSGDCLLPADWRIAHMRQEIDTLDRIAIDYVLDGDLRLRQVQHDLAEAEKAQDGAAQARLHSELDSADGYTADARARKMLAGLGFTNEQMDRPVADFSGGWRMRLNLAQALMCPSDLLLLDEPTNHLDLDAILWLEDFLKSYQGTLLLISHDRDFLDAVVDNIAHVEQKKITLYRGGYTAFERARAERLAQQQQAFEKQQAQRAHMESYIARFKAQATKARQAQSRIKALERMEELSAAHVDSPFDFVFRESVKISSPLLDLSDARLGYGDKTILEKVKLQLTPGARIGLLGPNGAGKSTLIKNLSGELEPLAGRLTRGENTVVGYFAQHQLDSLDAKASPLLHLQRLAPTEREQTLRDFLGGFDFRGARIDEPVLNFSGGEKARLALALIAWDRPNLLLLDEPTNHLDLEMRLALTMALQEFSGAVLVVSHDRHLLKSTTDNFLLVADGKVEEFDGDLDDYARWLTDYRLRNAPASNTPVNPDKTDKKAQRQAAAALRQQLAPHKREADKLEAELGKVHERLAKIEASLGDSAVYEAARKDELRDLLAEQAKLKVREGQLEETWMEALEVLETLQAELEALS; the protein is encoded by the coding sequence ATGATCCGACTTCAAAGCCTAACATTACAGCGTGGCCCGCAACGTCTTCTTGAAGACGCCGAGCTGACCCTGCACGCCGGTCACAAAGCCGGCCTGATCGGTGCCAACGGCGCCGGCAAATCCACGTTGTTTGCCCTGTTGCTGGGTGAGCTGACCCCGGATTCCGGGGACTGCCTGCTGCCGGCCGACTGGCGCATCGCCCACATGCGCCAGGAGATCGACACCCTGGACCGCATCGCGATCGACTACGTGCTCGATGGCGACTTGCGCCTGCGTCAGGTGCAACATGACCTGGCCGAGGCCGAGAAAGCCCAGGACGGCGCCGCCCAGGCCCGCCTGCACTCAGAGCTGGACAGCGCCGACGGTTATACCGCCGACGCCCGCGCCCGCAAGATGCTGGCCGGCCTTGGTTTTACCAATGAGCAGATGGATCGCCCGGTCGCTGACTTCTCCGGCGGCTGGCGCATGCGCCTGAACCTGGCCCAGGCACTGATGTGCCCCTCGGACCTGTTGCTGCTGGACGAACCGACCAACCACCTGGACCTCGATGCGATCCTTTGGCTGGAAGATTTCCTCAAGAGCTACCAGGGCACCTTGTTGCTGATTTCCCACGACCGGGATTTCCTCGACGCCGTGGTCGATAACATCGCCCACGTCGAACAGAAGAAAATCACCCTTTACCGTGGCGGCTACACCGCGTTCGAACGCGCACGTGCAGAGCGTCTGGCCCAGCAGCAACAGGCCTTCGAGAAGCAACAGGCGCAGCGTGCGCATATGGAAAGCTACATCGCCCGGTTCAAGGCCCAGGCCACCAAGGCCCGTCAGGCCCAGAGCCGGATCAAGGCATTGGAGCGCATGGAAGAGCTGTCGGCGGCCCACGTCGATTCGCCATTCGACTTTGTGTTCCGCGAGTCGGTGAAGATCTCCAGCCCCTTGCTGGACCTGTCCGATGCTCGCCTGGGTTACGGCGACAAGACTATCCTGGAGAAGGTCAAGCTGCAGCTCACGCCGGGCGCGCGTATCGGCCTGCTGGGGCCGAACGGCGCGGGTAAATCCACGCTGATCAAAAACCTGTCGGGCGAGCTCGAACCGCTGGCCGGCCGTTTGACCCGTGGCGAGAACACCGTGGTGGGCTACTTCGCTCAACATCAGTTGGACTCCCTGGACGCCAAGGCCAGCCCGTTGCTGCACCTGCAGCGCCTGGCGCCGACCGAACGCGAACAAACCCTGCGCGACTTCCTTGGCGGCTTCGACTTCCGCGGCGCGCGCATTGATGAGCCGGTGCTGAACTTCTCCGGTGGCGAAAAAGCCCGTCTGGCTCTGGCACTCATTGCCTGGGACCGGCCGAACCTGCTGCTGCTCGACGAACCGACCAACCACCTGGACCTGGAAATGCGCCTGGCGCTGACCATGGCTCTGCAGGAGTTCAGCGGTGCAGTATTGGTGGTGTCTCACGATCGCCACTTGCTCAAGAGCACCACCGATAACTTCCTGCTGGTGGCCGATGGCAAAGTCGAAGAGTTCGATGGCGACCTGGACGACTACGCGCGCTGGCTGACGGATTACCGTCTGCGCAACGCGCCGGCCAGTAACACCCCGGTCAACCCGGACAAGACCGACAAGAAGGCTCAGCGTCAGGCCGCCGCCGCGTTGCGTCAGCAATTGGCGCCGCACAAGCGTGAAGCCGACAAACTGGAAGCCGAGTTGGGCAAGGTGCACGAGCGCCTGGCCAAGATCGAAGCCAGCCTGGGCGACAGCGCCGTCTACGAGGCCGCGCGCAAGGACGAGTTGCGTGACCTGTTGGCCGAACAGGCCAAGCTCAAGGTGCGCGAAGGACAATTGGAGGAAACCTGGATGGAAGCCCTCGAGGTGCTCGAAACCTTGCAAGCGGAGCTGGAGGCGCTGTCCTGA
- a CDS encoding TIGR02444 family protein: MCADLWSFAISTYARPGVETACLRLQEQGADVCLLLCGAWLDQRGVALTAERMQALKQIARPWQAQVIEPLRQVRVQWQVIAQQDEPLAALRERIKALELDAERQLLMRLEALAKAWPSSEGAAQQGWLEGLATEDAANLDRDALQQLRVVVTST; encoded by the coding sequence ATGTGCGCTGACCTGTGGAGCTTTGCCATCTCGACTTACGCCCGCCCGGGCGTCGAAACCGCTTGCCTGCGCTTGCAGGAACAAGGCGCGGATGTGTGCCTGCTGCTGTGCGGGGCCTGGCTTGACCAGCGAGGGGTGGCGCTGACAGCCGAACGCATGCAGGCGCTCAAACAGATCGCCAGGCCTTGGCAGGCGCAGGTCATCGAGCCATTGCGGCAGGTGCGTGTGCAATGGCAAGTCATCGCGCAACAGGATGAGCCGTTAGCGGCGCTACGTGAAAGGATCAAAGCTCTGGAGCTGGATGCGGAACGACAATTGCTGATGCGCCTTGAGGCGCTGGCAAAGGCTTGGCCATCGAGCGAGGGCGCCGCTCAACAGGGGTGGTTGGAAGGACTGGCGACTGAGGATGCCGCCAACCTTGACCGCGACGCGCTGCAGCAGCTGCGCGTCGTGGTCACCAGCACTTAG
- a CDS encoding AlgP family protein: protein MSAKQKPVNTPLHLLQQLSGSLLEHLESACSQALADAEKLLAKLEKQRGKAQEKLHKSRTKLQDAATAGKAKAQAKAKDAVKELEELLDALKDRQAETRNYISQLKKDAQESLKLAQGVGRVKEAVAKVLGARAPAKAAAASAAKKPATKAAVAKPAGKPRAKTAAVKPAAKPATKIAAAKPAAKPVAKTAAAKPAAKPAAKTAAAKPAAKPAAKPAAAKPAAKPAAKTAAAKPAAKPAAKTAAAKPAAKPVAKTAAAKPAAKPAAKTAAAKPAVKPVAKTAAAKPAAKPAAKPAAAKPAAKPAAKPAAAKPAAKPAAKPAAAKPAPAKPATPATPAATAPTASASSTPAPVAPSTTPTSAS from the coding sequence ATGTCGGCCAAACAGAAGCCTGTTAATACCCCGTTGCACTTACTCCAACAACTCTCGGGCAGCCTGCTCGAACACCTGGAAAGCGCTTGTTCCCAAGCCTTGGCCGACGCAGAAAAACTGCTCGCCAAACTTGAAAAACAGCGCGGTAAAGCGCAAGAAAAGCTGCACAAATCCCGCACCAAATTGCAAGACGCCGCCACCGCCGGCAAGGCCAAGGCGCAAGCCAAAGCCAAAGACGCCGTCAAAGAACTTGAAGAGTTGCTGGACGCTCTCAAGGATCGCCAGGCTGAAACACGCAACTACATTTCCCAACTCAAAAAAGATGCCCAGGAAAGCCTGAAACTGGCGCAGGGCGTTGGTCGTGTGAAAGAAGCTGTAGCCAAGGTGCTGGGTGCGCGTGCACCTGCAAAAGCTGCCGCGGCGAGCGCTGCGAAAAAGCCGGCTACCAAAGCTGCCGTTGCGAAACCAGCCGGCAAGCCACGTGCTAAAACGGCTGCCGTGAAACCAGCCGCCAAGCCAGCGACTAAAATCGCTGCCGCGAAACCAGCCGCCAAGCCAGTTGCTAAAACGGCTGCTGCGAAACCAGCCGCCAAGCCAGCGGCTAAAACCGCTGCCGCGAAACCAGCCGCCAAGCCAGCAGCCAAACCCGCTGCTGCGAAACCAGCCGCCAAGCCAGCGGCTAAAACCGCTGCCGCGAAACCAGCCGCCAAGCCAGCTGCTAAAACGGCTGCCGCGAAACCCGCTGCCAAGCCAGTTGCTAAAACTGCTGCTGCGAAACCGGCTGCCAAACCAGCCGCTAAAACGGCTGCTGCGAAACCAGCCGTCAAGCCAGTTGCTAAAACGGCTGCTGCGAAACCAGCCGCCAAGCCAGCAGCCAAACCCGCTGCTGCGAAACCAGCCGCCAAGCCAGCAGCCAAACCCGCTGCTGCGAAACCAGCTGCCAAGCCAGCAGCCAAACCCGCTGCTGCAAAACCAGCGCCAGCCAAACCAGCGACTCCGGCTACCCCTGCGGCCACCGCTCCAACTGCATCGGCCAGCAGCACGCCTGCACCGGTCGCGCCAAGCACCACCCCAACCAGCGCTTCCTAA